TGAAAATTATATGGAATTTTATTTCCCTTTCTGGATCAAAGTGTATGTATTATAGATATTTTCACAATTCTTCGTCTCTATTTGAGTTACCATCACCTTGCTTTATTTGCAAGTCAGAATCAGACTCATTTTCAGAGTATGAAACTAAATCTGAATCCGAACCTGAACTCGAATCTGAATTTGACATTTCTTCATCACTCTTCTTGTTCAAATCACTCTGCTCATCTGAAGAAGTGGAAAGTATAATATCATCATCTGAATCAGAAGAAGTGTTTCTGTCTTCAGAGTTATTGTCAGAGGATTCTGTTTGCTCCATTAAATCATTCGACTTCTGATCTTCTCGCTGTTGATTAATTTGGATCGAGTTTATATTAGAGTGACCAGAAACCAAAGCTACATTCTTCTTAATCCTAAGCATATCCTTTATGGTATCCTCGTTTCCGTATTCCAGCTCAAACTGGTTCCAGGAACTccagaatttattaaatatttcaatatgCTCAttcatcaaatatatatttggaatCAAATCACCagcaaaaataaatattgatctAACTCTATTAACTTCTCccatatttaattcaaaatttatatatctTAAAGAcaatctaataataatatcagaagctttaatatcatcaatTGCCATATCAAATATCTTTCTAGTATATGAGATATCTCTGCATTTTAGGGTCAATTTAATCCATTTAGAATACAGATTTAGTTTATGTTGATCATGATCTTCTAATTCATTCATTGCTCTGTTAAGTATATCAAAAGACCTACTTACTCTTCCAATCTTGGCTTCATAAGCTGAATAAATACCATAAGCAATAAATACACAAtttaagtaatattttcgatctttttcctttaaaCTACTCTTTTTCCAACTTATTAGAGATTCTAAACATTGATCAAAGACATCTCTTAAACGATCGATCTTTAAATTACCATAAATTGTTGTATCTATATCTGAATCATCaaaaagtttaataatatttagtCCATTATTATAATGTGAAATAAAACTATCAATATAATCGAGCCATAAGCCAAATGAAAACTGTATTGTTAAACAATTAATAGAACGTTCATATAGTGAAAATGATTCCTCGTAGCACTCTTTATCCCTCAAATAAGATCCAAAAGTTACCAATAAATTTGCTGTTGCCATACCACTCTCAAATAAATCCTCAATTAATGCTCTTGAAGATTCCAAAGTTCCAAAAGACATCTCAAGATCAGCTGCCAAATTCCATATACGACCATTTCTTAAGGTTATTTTGCTTTTTTGTTCTTTTGCCATACATATACTTCTTCTGGATAAATTTAAAGCTTCTTCAAAATTCCCAAATCTAAGTTCCATTTCAATCCACTCTGTCCAAATTAGAGAATAATCCTCAATATAATCTTCTGATAAGCTTCTCTCAAATATATCTCTTGccaaatcaattaattgatCACTTTTACTACTCTTTTTCTTATCAATATCCAATCTATCATGACCATTATCAATACTACTTGTCATATAAGATGCATAAAATATCCAGAAAACATTCTTACTCttatcttttattattgaaaagtCTATAGTTTCTAAGGCTTCTTCAAATACTTTTACTACCTCAAGTGATGGATGacttttcttttctattGTTTCATTCTGTATTAATACATTAATATACTCGATCCATCTAGATACATTATTTGTATCACTCTTGACCATTGTCctaaataataactttttatGATCTTTAATGACTTTCTCCAAGTTtaagatattattttcaataatttctggagaatattcatttttattagatAAAGATGAATCCAAGCTTTGTGAAGATTTTAACATTCTATTCAAATGAATTGTTGAAAACATCATTAGAGAATCATAAATTGTAATAAAATCATAAACAAAAAGACAATTCTCTATTCCAAAATTAAAAGTACTTTTCACCTGTTCCCAATTGGCTAATTTCATAAAAATCTCAGAAACTTTACAAACCACCTCTCCAAAAGTAAGCCTAAATATGGGTTTCATTTTCTGTTgatcttcatcatcttgaatattctcatt
This Cryptosporidium parvum Iowa II chromosome 7, whole genome shotgun sequence DNA region includes the following protein-coding sequences:
- a CDS encoding Syf1p. protein with 8 HAT domains, whose amino-acid sequence is MNGVDKSLEFLQTLRYGLLRENLFLELRGIKEFEDQLGKRKGQTGVWIEYISKIRRDIEINRDGLSHEVAYMMDKTELNNELDEWKNRDAQEKQGIDDNNLELMYKQDYCLLILRRALSSTNRRVSSIWVEYLSFMEDYENFMEIKLSKRLIGLDLTEEYENSLKSCNDLDLWLRYNAYLRKSRLEFTNSRLVLDRSLKSLPIEQHHKIWERYLEYSMEMNIPELSISISRRFILFSYVEGIRMYIQALIDGGRYEECLDKLIDIVLKKEGNLRIQQTFEGLKKGVLVGGVNYKIGEMDDLIGLILVIITEYVLKIDYNKILTYTMNLMLEKLRTCDSRVYQDINNENIQDDEDQQKMKPIFRLTFGEVVCKVSEIFMKLANWEQVKSTFNFGIENCLFVYDFITIYDSLMMFSTIHLNRMLKSSQSLDSSLSNKNEYSPEIIENNILNLEKVIKDHKKLLFRTMVKSDTNNVSRWIEYINVLIQNETIEKKSHPSLEVVKVFEEALETIDFSIIKDKSKNVFWIFYASYMTSSIDNGHDRLDIDKKKSSKSDQLIDLARDIFERSLSEDYIEDYSLIWTEWIEMELRFGNFEEALNLSRRSICMAKEQKSKITLRNGRIWNLAADLEMSFGTLESSRALIEDLFESGMATANLLVTFGSYLRDKECYEESFSLYERSINCLTIQFSFGLWLDYIDSFISHYNNGLNIIKLFDDSDIDTTIYGNLKIDRLRDVFDQCLESLISWKKSSLKEKDRKYYLNCVFIAYGIYSAYEAKIGRVSRSFDILNRAMNELEDHDQHKLNLYSKWIKLTLKCRDISYTRKIFDMAIDDIKASDIIIRLSLRYINFELNMGEVNRVRSIFIFAGDLIPNIYLMNEHIEIFNKFWSSWNQFELEYGNEDTIKDMLRIKKNVALVSGHSNINSIQINQQREDQKSNDLMEQTESSDNNSEDRNTSSDSDDDIILSTSSDEQSDLNKKSDEEMSNSDSSSGSDSDLVSYSENESDSDLQIKQGDGNSNRDEEL